A part of Amycolatopsis lurida genomic DNA contains:
- a CDS encoding proteasome assembly chaperone family protein has product MALDPEDLYEVDSDVPDLGGAVLLHYFDGFMDAGSAGRLVVEQLLNSSEHRVIARFDVDRLIDYRSRRPAMTYSIDHWDAYDAPELVVRLLHDADGVPFLLLTGPEPDHDWERFCAAVRGLVERWDVRLTTGFHGIPMGAPHTRPLGVTAHATRNELVGDHRPLPNRMQVPGSIAGLLEFRFGEWGHDASGFAAHVPHYLEDSTYPSAALNLLGAVAAATGLNLPDGELRKASHEAEAEIARQVAGSEKVAEVVRALEQQYDTFMEASGKESLLAESVEHMPTAEELGNQFERFLAEQNGGDAPER; this is encoded by the coding sequence GTGGCGCTGGACCCGGAAGACCTGTACGAGGTGGACTCGGACGTCCCTGACCTCGGCGGGGCCGTGCTCCTGCACTACTTCGACGGCTTCATGGACGCGGGTTCGGCGGGCAGGCTCGTCGTCGAGCAGCTCCTGAACTCCTCCGAACACCGGGTGATCGCGCGGTTCGACGTGGACCGCCTCATCGATTACCGGTCGCGGCGTCCGGCGATGACCTACTCGATCGACCACTGGGACGCCTACGACGCCCCCGAACTGGTCGTCCGCCTGCTGCACGACGCCGACGGCGTGCCGTTCCTGCTGCTCACCGGGCCGGAACCGGACCACGACTGGGAGCGGTTCTGCGCGGCGGTGCGCGGGCTGGTCGAACGCTGGGACGTCCGGCTCACCACCGGTTTCCACGGCATCCCGATGGGCGCGCCGCATACGCGCCCGCTCGGCGTGACCGCGCACGCGACGCGGAACGAACTCGTCGGTGACCACCGCCCGCTGCCCAACCGGATGCAGGTGCCGGGCAGTATCGCCGGGCTGCTGGAGTTCCGGTTCGGCGAGTGGGGGCACGACGCGTCGGGGTTCGCGGCGCACGTGCCGCATTACCTGGAGGACTCGACGTACCCGAGCGCCGCGCTGAACCTGCTCGGCGCCGTCGCCGCGGCGACCGGGCTGAACCTGCCGGACGGGGAACTGCGGAAGGCGTCGCACGAGGCGGAAGCGGAAATCGCCCGCCAGGTCGCCGGATCGGAGAAGGTCGCCGAAGTCGTGCGCGCGCTGGAGCAGCAGTACGACACGTTCATGGAGGCGTCCGGCAAGGAAAGCCTGCTCGCGGAGTCGGTCGAGCACATGCCGACCGCCGAGGAACTGGGCAACCAGTTCGAGCGGTTCCTGGCCGAGCAGAACGGCGGGGACGCCCCAGAGCGCTGA
- a CDS encoding PH domain-containing protein, whose translation MSTEAPSDAAVGQWRRLDRRMLLIRPVLDVVKSLPVLIGTVILGRGNGWEWFGLGVTALTVLVGVSHVLTSRYRIADGQVEWTTGLLLRKHRAIPLDRVRTVDVTSEPKHRLFSLSAVRIGTGRHSPAQGANGDQLVLDAVSQAEAHRLRTVLLHRKEITETAPPPEQVVAVVDRRWVRYAPFTLSGLAVVGAIFAAVWHFAHQLDIAPENVGPLRDLMDDLANTAVWLIVVVAAVALLVVVSLLSVGGYVLSFWNFKLTRETEGTLHVRRGLITTRSVSIEEERLRGVEVKEPLPLRIAGGARLTAIVGGLREGKGGDKGGGLLLPPAPVGRVHEVAAEVLRENFDPATVPLNRHPRRALTRRLTRAVGGVLILAAALFGLAWIDFLPSWMWQVALGLVPLAALVGWDRYRNLGHAIVGRYLVSRSGSLARATVAIRREGLTGVVVSRSFFQRRAGLITVTAPIAAGKGGYQVVDVGESAGLAMAEQAAPGLLTPFLRREVQR comes from the coding sequence ATGAGCACCGAGGCACCATCGGACGCCGCCGTCGGCCAGTGGCGCCGGCTCGATCGCCGGATGCTGCTGATCCGGCCGGTGCTCGACGTCGTCAAATCGCTGCCGGTGCTGATCGGGACGGTGATCCTCGGCCGGGGCAACGGCTGGGAGTGGTTCGGGCTAGGCGTCACCGCGCTGACCGTGCTCGTCGGTGTCTCGCACGTGCTCACTTCCCGGTACCGCATCGCCGACGGTCAGGTGGAATGGACCACGGGCCTGTTGCTGCGCAAGCATCGCGCGATCCCGCTGGACCGGGTGCGCACGGTCGACGTCACCTCGGAACCCAAGCACCGTTTGTTCTCCCTCAGCGCCGTGCGCATCGGCACCGGACGGCATTCACCCGCCCAGGGCGCGAACGGCGACCAGCTGGTGCTCGACGCCGTCAGCCAGGCCGAGGCCCACCGCTTGCGCACGGTTCTCTTGCACCGCAAGGAGATCACCGAGACCGCCCCGCCTCCTGAGCAGGTCGTGGCGGTGGTCGACCGCAGGTGGGTGCGGTACGCGCCGTTCACACTGTCCGGGCTCGCCGTGGTGGGCGCGATCTTCGCCGCGGTCTGGCATTTCGCGCACCAGCTGGACATCGCCCCGGAGAACGTCGGCCCGCTGCGGGATCTCATGGACGATCTGGCGAACACGGCGGTGTGGCTGATCGTGGTCGTCGCGGCGGTCGCCCTGCTCGTGGTCGTCTCCCTGCTTTCCGTCGGCGGCTACGTGCTGTCGTTCTGGAACTTCAAGCTCACCCGGGAGACGGAGGGCACCCTGCACGTCCGGCGCGGGCTGATCACCACGCGTTCGGTGTCCATCGAAGAAGAACGGCTTCGCGGCGTCGAAGTGAAGGAGCCGCTGCCGCTGCGGATCGCGGGCGGGGCGCGGCTCACCGCGATCGTCGGCGGGCTGCGTGAGGGCAAGGGCGGGGACAAGGGCGGCGGGCTTCTGCTGCCGCCCGCGCCCGTCGGCCGGGTCCACGAGGTCGCGGCCGAAGTGCTGCGCGAGAACTTCGACCCGGCCACCGTCCCGCTGAACCGGCATCCCCGGCGGGCACTGACCAGGCGGCTGACCCGCGCGGTGGGTGGCGTGCTGATCCTGGCCGCCGCCCTGTTCGGCTTGGCGTGGATCGACTTCCTGCCGTCGTGGATGTGGCAGGTCGCGCTCGGCCTTGTCCCGCTCGCCGCACTGGTGGGCTGGGACCGCTACCGCAATCTCGGCCACGCGATCGTCGGGCGGTACCTGGTCAGCCGGTCGGGTTCGCTCGCGCGGGCGACGGTGGCGATCCGGCGCGAGGGCCTCACCGGCGTCGTCGTCAGCCGCTCGTTCTTCCAGCGCCGCGCCGGATTGATCACCGTGACGGCCCCGATCGCGGCGGGCAAGGGCGGCTACCAAGTGGTCGACGTCGGCGAATCGGCCGGGCTCGCGATGGCGGAGCAGGCGGCGCCCGGTCTGCTCACTCCCTTCCTCCGCCGGGAGGTTCAGCGATAG
- a CDS encoding PH domain-containing protein: MLGLRPPANRVSRRAIGYWTVWASVGWVILIAAQAVFVLTSDDAPTWLTVTLTISCVIAPLHLLVMPQWRYRIHRWEVTGEAVYTQEGWLSQDWRIAPISRIQTVDIERDPVEQLFRLAKITVTTASAAGPVKIAGLDHAEALKLAAELTKTTQATPGDAT; this comes from the coding sequence ATGCTCGGCCTGCGCCCGCCCGCCAATCGGGTGAGCAGGCGCGCCATCGGTTACTGGACGGTGTGGGCCTCGGTCGGCTGGGTGATCCTCATCGCCGCGCAAGCGGTGTTCGTCCTCACGAGCGACGACGCGCCGACGTGGCTCACGGTGACCTTGACGATCTCCTGCGTGATCGCACCGCTGCATCTGCTGGTCATGCCGCAGTGGCGCTACCGGATCCACCGCTGGGAGGTCACCGGCGAGGCCGTGTACACCCAGGAAGGCTGGCTCAGCCAGGACTGGCGGATCGCGCCGATCTCGCGGATCCAGACCGTCGACATCGAACGCGACCCGGTCGAGCAGTTGTTCCGGCTGGCGAAGATCACCGTGACGACGGCGTCGGCCGCGGGCCCGGTCAAGATCGCCGGTCTCGACCACGCCGAGGCGCTGAAGCTGGCCGCGGAACTCACGAAGACCACGCAGGCCACTCCCGGTGACGCGACATGA
- a CDS encoding SDR family oxidoreductase — protein sequence MEKPLAGKIALVAGATRGAGRGIAVQLGAAGATVYVTGRSTGSRRSEMNRPETIEETAALVDEAGGRGIAIAVDHLAAEEVRELVERIDAEQGALDVLVNDIYGAPIEWDKTVWESTLDVGLRTLRLAVDTHAITSHFALPLMIRKRGALVVEVNDGTAEYNSGNYRVSFFYDLAKTAVNRMAFALGHELEPHGGTAVSVTPGWLRSEAMLDAYRVTEENWRDATKVQPHFAISESPAFVGRAVAALAGDAEVARWNGKSVSSGELAKEYGFTDLDGSRPDCWRYLVEVQDPGLPADVTGYR from the coding sequence ATGGAAAAGCCATTGGCCGGCAAGATCGCGTTGGTCGCCGGGGCGACTCGCGGGGCAGGGCGGGGAATAGCGGTCCAGCTCGGCGCCGCCGGCGCGACCGTTTACGTGACCGGTCGCAGTACCGGTTCCCGGCGATCGGAAATGAACCGCCCGGAGACGATCGAGGAGACGGCGGCGCTCGTCGACGAGGCGGGCGGGCGCGGGATCGCGATCGCCGTGGACCATTTGGCGGCGGAGGAGGTCCGCGAACTGGTGGAACGGATCGACGCCGAACAGGGCGCGTTGGACGTGCTGGTCAACGACATCTACGGCGCGCCCATCGAGTGGGACAAGACGGTCTGGGAGTCCACTTTGGACGTCGGTCTGCGGACGTTACGGCTCGCCGTCGACACCCATGCCATCACCAGCCATTTCGCGCTCCCGCTCATGATCAGGAAGCGCGGCGCGCTGGTCGTCGAGGTCAACGACGGCACCGCCGAGTACAACTCCGGGAACTACCGGGTCTCGTTCTTCTACGACCTGGCCAAGACCGCGGTGAACCGGATGGCGTTCGCCCTCGGGCACGAATTGGAACCGCATGGCGGTACCGCGGTGTCCGTCACGCCGGGCTGGTTGCGGTCCGAAGCGATGCTCGACGCTTATCGGGTGACCGAAGAGAATTGGCGTGACGCGACGAAGGTGCAGCCGCATTTCGCCATTTCTGAAAGCCCGGCGTTCGTCGGAAGGGCGGTCGCCGCGCTGGCCGGCGACGCGGAAGTCGCCCGCTGGAACGGGAAATCGGTGTCCAGCGGCGAATTGGCGAAGGAATACGGATTCACCGACCTCGACGGCAGCCGTCCCGATTGCTGGCGCTATCTCGTCGAGGTCCAGGATCCCGGCCTGCCCGCGGACGTCACCGGCTATCGCTGA